From the genome of Campylobacter sp. MIT 99-7217, one region includes:
- a CDS encoding glucokinase, with product MSQDKLYPRLLADIGGTNARFAIESSVDLIEHIEVLNCNDYDSVVDAVKAYLERVGNPKIKLAAFAIANPVVGDWIQMTNHHWAFSIETTRQALHLDVLLLINDFTAQAYAILKMPQNELLQIGGQSPEPNAPKAVLGPGTGLGVSALIPCASGSYIALATEGGHVSFCPFDDTEIMIWQYARKKYGHVSAERFLSGSGLVLIYEALAEREGVVNMKMTPKLISELALSGKSPLCRLSLDIFCAILGTVSSNLALSFGARSGVYLCGGIIPRFIDYFKSSPFRVRFEDKGRFDAYLAAIPVYVVLAKYPGLSGVAVALDKYLKERKLK from the coding sequence ATTTCTCAAGATAAGTTATATCCAAGGCTTTTAGCTGACATTGGCGGGACGAATGCTAGATTTGCCATAGAAAGTTCTGTTGATTTAATCGAGCATATTGAGGTTTTAAATTGCAATGATTATGATAGCGTCGTTGATGCTGTTAAGGCTTACTTAGAAAGGGTTGGCAATCCTAAGATCAAACTTGCTGCCTTTGCCATTGCTAATCCTGTTGTTGGAGATTGGATACAAATGACTAATCACCACTGGGCCTTTTCTATTGAGACCACAAGACAGGCCTTGCATCTTGATGTCTTGCTTTTGATTAATGATTTTACCGCCCAAGCTTATGCTATTTTAAAAATGCCTCAAAATGAGCTTTTGCAAATTGGAGGACAAAGCCCTGAGCCAAATGCTCCAAAGGCTGTTTTAGGACCTGGAACAGGTCTTGGAGTAAGTGCTTTAATCCCTTGTGCAAGTGGTTCTTACATAGCCTTAGCAACAGAGGGAGGTCATGTTAGCTTTTGCCCCTTTGATGATACTGAGATTATGATTTGGCAATATGCTAGGAAAAAATACGGTCATGTCTCAGCTGAACGCTTTTTAAGTGGCTCTGGTCTTGTTTTAATTTATGAAGCCTTGGCTGAAAGAGAGGGCGTTGTAAATATGAAGATGACCCCAAAGCTAATAAGCGAGCTTGCTTTAAGCGGAAAATCCCCTTTGTGCCGTCTTAGCCTTGATATTTTTTGTGCGATCTTAGGCACGGTTTCTTCAAATTTAGCCCTTAGCTTTGGGGCAAGATCAGGGGTGTATTTGTGTGGAGGCATTATACCTCGCTTTATTGATTATTTTAAAAGCTCTCCTTTTAGGGTTCGCTTTGAGGATAAGGGCAGATTTGATGCTTACTTAGCTGCCATTCCTGTTTATGTGGTCTTAGCAAAATACCCAGGACTTAGCGGGGTAGCAGTTGCCCTTGATAAATATCTTAAAGAAAGGAAGCTAAAATGA
- the pgl gene encoding 6-phosphogluconolactonase codes for MFKLLEFKDNQTSAKELSKTLSALLKEKLQKQALVRLALSGGRSPISFFEFFQKENLEWQKVHFSLVDERITPKDSENSNENLLKSYFFKDALSKPNFTPLLENLANFDEVDENKLLHFANSKFIQPDFALLGMGSDGHSASLFFDAPEFQKAIKSEQNIVFLSPKKAPFKRLSMSLKALEACKKLFLFISGEEKIKTLEKALLKEDESLPISLILHSKKVQLYVYFSR; via the coding sequence GTGTTTAAACTACTAGAATTTAAGGATAATCAAACAAGCGCTAAAGAGCTTTCAAAAACGCTAAGTGCTTTGCTTAAAGAAAAGTTACAAAAGCAAGCTCTTGTGCGTTTAGCTCTTTCAGGTGGGCGTTCTCCCATAAGCTTTTTTGAATTTTTTCAAAAAGAAAATTTAGAATGGCAAAAAGTGCATTTTAGCTTGGTAGATGAAAGAATTACCCCAAAGGATAGTGAAAACAGCAATGAAAATTTACTCAAAAGTTATTTTTTCAAAGACGCTCTTTCAAAGCCAAATTTCACTCCCTTGCTTGAAAATTTAGCAAATTTTGATGAAGTGGATGAAAATAAGCTCTTACATTTTGCAAATTCTAAATTTATTCAGCCTGATTTTGCCCTGCTTGGAATGGGAAGTGATGGTCATAGTGCTTCTTTATTTTTTGACGCGCCAGAATTTCAAAAAGCCATTAAAAGTGAGCAAAACATAGTTTTTTTAAGTCCTAAAAAAGCTCCTTTTAAAAGGCTTTCAATGAGCCTAAAAGCCCTTGAAGCCTGTAAAAAACTCTTTTTATTTATAAGTGGGGAAGAAAAAATAAAAACCCTTGAAAAGGCTCTTTTAAAAGAAGATGAAAGCTTACCCATATCCTTAATACTTCATTCAAAAAAGGTTCAACTTTATGTCTATTTCTCAAGATAA